Within the Vanessa cardui chromosome 6, ilVanCard2.1, whole genome shotgun sequence genome, the region TTTGAACATCACGTTTGAACTCTCGTATTTATTGAGATGAGAATAATCTCAGGTCGCCGAGACTCTTGAGATGACTTATTCAAACAAACCAAATAACATACACTTAAAAAcatcacataatatttttattattgtttggcaACTAAACGTTACACGGATGACTAATGTTTCTATTACATCTCATACATATGAGCAGaaacaacaacacaacattATGTGTTCAATTAACAAAACTCAATAAAATACTgcgtacaaaatataataaaatattttcaatcaccAGATATGAAACCAGCGATGGAACCTCAAGACAAGAGGAAGGCAAACTTGACAACCCAGGGTCTGAGAACGCAGCCCTCACTGTCACCGGTCAGTACTCCTACGTCGCTCCCGACGGCAAACAGTACACTGTGACATTCACCGCCGGCCCTAATGGCTTCCAGCCCAAAACCTCCCTTGGACAAAAGTAATTCGCTGAACCTACGTTACTGGTATAAACTTATGACcgtgtaaataataatcttgGTCCTTGCCAGTTAAATACATCTTTTAATAACAGAATAATCGATCTCATCTATTTGCGTAATGCCAAGCCAAGAATGAGAATCACTGTATCTTACTTGTGCCATAGGATACCTTTTGTACATTTATCTTTTTGTAATAAAGCtttcttgaaaaataaataattgaaatatatttgtgtttttgaTGTTTTCGATCCTTGAATATAAATATCGATCGTTAAAGGTCGAATCAATTGTGATGACCGCTTTATTTActtgatcaattataaacatgaaataaTGCCGAggcaatgttttatatttagccTTTTTgaacgattaaaaaaaactttgatgaTTTTTAAGTAACAAATAGAAAATTTCTAAAGTCATGTctgttttataatcaaaatcacactaaaaatttaatatactataataagtaataaatttataacaaggGCTATTTTAAAAAAGCTATCCTTGtttttgttgattaaaaaacatatgtactttattcaactaAATACTTAAGTCTTCAACAATTTTCAAGAATGGCttagtataaatacaaatatttacttttaattaatacacgTTAATTAATTCAGTAGTTATATTCTGAagcttatttataatgaaatgtcACTATACACCTATGTAGGATTTGTACGGGATATTGGACAATCAATTCTCGAATAAGGCTACAAGACTCGCATTTTATTGATGACAATGTTGGCCAAGCGTATGcttgtattttaattacgtaaGAGATAAACGAAGGTGTCAGTATTATAACCTCACCAACACACACGCAAGATGCACAAAGGAAACCTTTAACgggtaatataaaaagtaaacagATGACTACTCGTACGAATGGTTCACAAAATATAAGCGGAAATAATGTTACCGCGAGTTACATAAAATCACGTTTTATTACgacattattataacatttgacCCTTCCAGtgttattaaatgttacaaGTCTCTATAACTAGTATTTATAAGCAATACTAGTTTCCaaaattatttgcataaaaatacATATCCGAATAAGGAGTAAGTTATTAACAATGTATCAATTTCAACaaaagattttttccttttttcaatgattattttaaaattcaattaagttatattcataaaatacttctttatattatcttattaatttaattacaattaaagttatatattatcttaaaaagttatttttaattatattgtctaTATAACAACATCACCTAATCAGTACCTAGGAATTACCCTCGAAAATCAAAACATAAGTAATTCAtcaaatgtcatttaaaataataaactttttttataatatgtataatagattcataaatattatgcgGCAGGTAAATATTAGCATACCAATTTCTCTTTCTCACTACAGAAATTTCACAATCGTAAGAAGAGGACAAAGATTCTTACCTATCAGTCGTCAGATCAGGCCGTTAATGTTATACACATTGTATCAGAATTGAGTATCAATTCACTATATTTTGTTTAGATAAATGAAATGACGTTTGTATCTTACAAGGACATGACAGAGATCGAATCCTTGTTCTTATCTAAGTTTACATCACGATATTTCAACTGCGTATAAATTAAATCTTCATTAGAAATAGATGTTTCATTGAATACTGCTGTAGTTGAAGTTAAAAAGTCAATACTTAACGTTGTTAAAGTCAATCATATGAAAGAAAttcaataagaaatattaatttacaatcgTCCAACAAAAACACAAATGATTTGATGTAGATTTAATCATACATGAAAGAGTTCTTATATAATGCGCATGAAAAGAAAATTACTGTCTGCAAAAagctaaatatgtatataaatataaattaatatttttaaaagacatttgaaacaaaacaatatgagaaaaaatactttattattttttaaataaatcaacattataatcaatgaaataaacaaatcaatgaTTACTCATATTTTGTTCCAATTCATCATTATGTCTAAATAGAATAAgaggattatttttaatataaattatagcatTAATACgtgaatactaaaaataaatagtaaacctTTTAACAGGCTCATCTTCTatcttctataataataaatatatctcttTGAATCAAGGCTCTTTTTGGATATTCATTGTTTAGAACCTTAatacctaaaatataaaaatcaaaatacaatgtACTTCAAAAGTAACTTAGCATGTTCGTTTCTAGTTATTTAAAAGTCAGTATGTCATTGGTTTGTATAAAGTCTAAACAACTTACAATACGTCTGTCGTAagataaattactaaataaataagtatatgcaTATGAGTTATCtccaatataatattactatgttttattgaatactttGTTAGAATAATTTGTCTGAAAACCAAATTTAACGAACAATAAACTTCATCGAATTattaatacacaaaaatattataatatgttatctaTATGGGATTTGATCAAATTTTTGACGAATACCGCACGGAATATACAAGGTGCATTAAGAGTTCTCCTCCGTTCTACTCCGTTGAAATTGATTCAAAGGcatctgaaaataaattttaaa harbors:
- the LOC124530731 gene encoding endocuticle structural glycoprotein ABD-5-like — protein: MLKYVTIVCVLAALCAGAPQNPQDVQILRFDSDVQPDGYSFAYETSDGTSRQEEGKLDNPGSENAALTVTGQYSYVAPDGKQYTVTFTAGPNGFQPKTSLGQK